From Pyrenophora tritici-repentis strain M4 chromosome 1, whole genome shotgun sequence, the proteins below share one genomic window:
- a CDS encoding HLH transcription factor (GlcD gamma), translated as MPKPTDALFTPPSSYSPQKPIARLDLGFDSPSDDVLDADIFNMTGTGSPQPYIKEEVDEMSFNTRFMAHNSLDMGHQYTNAQFSGNENAGNINPSDLNMSGSMMGNHFGTNSYMQGGAGIADDELAESLGPFEQQPSFGGFSQEQSGQQDYYHSHTNNASIGQVYSNTPDDLPIHSPFVHPGNFDFNQYQSGPQRMSFAGSMPSGSMRQRITMSRTASDNRAPMSPKTPAMAGLHLGTPDSGNFTTQPIMTNVHRHQKSMSGQWEGTPGSAHSWIDSPTASPHTGGLHHQQITDVLHSGKHNSLPAKVDIGQNADAKKRRRRESHNLVERRRRDNINERIHDLSRLVPQHRLEDEKIRKHINNNGPLSPTMTAGGMSPPQATSLLAGGNGRRAAGNITQGLPIEEKDKGPNKGDILNGAVSWTRDLMWMLAKKIEECDQLAERLREATGQEWASEQTEEEKRMKTEILDALDKNGQSSFRYSRGPGSGLRVPKHTNLAGEPLNGASPQSLSPGMQSTGSGSGSNQQQYWTSLKEEDEYGMEMG; from the coding sequence CGGACGCTCTCTTCACTCCTCCCTCTTCCTATTCTCCTCAAAAGCCGATTGCAAGGCTGGACCTTGGCTTCGACTCTCCCTCTGACGACGTGCTAGACGCTGATATTTTCAACATGACTGGCACAGGATCACCACAACCATACATCAAAGAGGAGGTCGACGAAATGTCCTTCAACACCCGCTTCATGGCCCACAACAGCCTAGACATGGGCCATCAGTACACCAACGCCCAGTTCTCGGGCAATGAGAACGCAGGCAACATCAACCCCTCCGATCTCAACATGAGCGGGAGTATGATGGGTAACCACTTCGGCACCAACAGCTACATGCAGGGTGGAGCTGGTATTGCCGACGACGAGCTTGCTGAGTCACTGGGCCCCTTTGAGCAGCAGCCGAGCTTCGGTGGCTTCTCTCAGGAGCAGTCTGGCCAGCAAGACTACTACCACAGCCACACCAACAATGCTAGCATCGGTCAGGTCTACTCCAACACCCCAGACGACCTGCCCATTCACAGTCCATTTGTCCACCCCGGAAACTTTGACTTTAACCAGTACCAGTCAGGACCACAAAGAATGAGCTTCGCTGGTAGCATGCCGAGCGGCTCCATGCGCCAGCGTATCACCATGAGCAGGACTGCGTCGGACAACCGCGCTCCCATGTCGCCCAAAACACCTGCCATGGCAGGACTCCATCTTGGCACTCCAGACTCGGGTAACTTTACGACCCAGCCTATCATGACCAACGTGCACAGACACCAAAAGAGCATGTCTGGTCAGTGGGAAGGCACTCCGGGGAGTGCTCACTCGTGGATTGACTCACCAACTGCATCCCCTCACACCGGCGGACTGCACCACCAACAAATCACCGACGTCCTGCACTCGGGCAAGCACAACTCGCTACCCGCAAAGGTCGACATCGGACAGAATGCCGATGCGAAGAAACGCAGACGTCGTGAGTCTCACAACTTGGTGGAGCGTCGCCGAAGGGATAATATCAACGAGCGCATCCATGACTTGTCTCGTCTCGTACCTCAGCACCGGCTCGAGGATGAGAAGATCCGCAAGCACATCAACAACAATGGTCCACTGTCACCAACCATGACTGCTGGTGGCATGTCACCGCCACAAGCAACATCACTCCTGGCTGGTGGCAATGGAAGACGAGCCGCTGGCAACATCACACAAGGACTGCCAATTGAAGAGAAGGACAAGGGGCCGAACAAAGGAGACATTCTCAACGGTGCCGTCAGCTGGACCCGTGATCTCATGTGGATGCTCGCCAAGAAGATTGAGGAATGCGACCAACTTGCTGAACGACTGCGAGAGGCGACCGGCCAAGAGTGGGCTTCTGAGCAGACTGAAGAGGAGAAGCGCATGAAGACCGAGATCCTCGATGCTCTCGACAAGAACGGACAAAGCTCTTTCCGCTACTCGCGCGGCCCAGGCTCAGGACTACGGGTGCCCAAGCATACCAATCTAGCCGGAGAACCACTCAATGGCGCCTCTCCCCAAAGCCTCAGTCCAGGCATGCAAAGCACTGGCAGCGGCTCTGGGTCAAACCAGCAACAATACTGGACCAGCCTGAAGGAGGAAGATGAGTACGGTATGGAGATGGGCTGA